One Corythoichthys intestinalis isolate RoL2023-P3 chromosome 9, ASM3026506v1, whole genome shotgun sequence DNA window includes the following coding sequences:
- the snai1a gene encoding snail family zinc finger 1a → MPRSFLVKKYFAKQKPNYSELECQNDTSLDKYPLAELSSSATCLTAGLVWDLSVLPALYLPTPQTEPTTIPGPLDLSSPSSLSSSASSSGEEDEGRSSDPPSPEPVHTYAPRQRMKCTGVMAHVSPPEEEEREAPLPASRPAFLCKHCPKEYTSLGALKMHIRSHTLPCVCTTCGKAFSRPWLLRGHIRTHTGERPFSCPHCNRAFADRSNLRAHLQTHAEVKKYQCGVCSRTFSRMSLLQKHSSSGCCSANV, encoded by the exons ATGCCTCGGTCTTTCTTAGTTAAAAAGTACTTCGCCAAACAAAAGCCAAACTACAGTGAACTGGAATGTCAGAATG ATACGTCACTGGACAAATATCCTCTCGCTGAGCTCTCATCCAGCGCCACCTGCTTGACAGCAGGTCTGGTGTGGGACCTCAGCGTCCTGCCTGCTCTCTACTTGCCCACCCCCCAAACGGAGCCTACGACCATCCCGGGCCCTTTGGACCTCAGCTCCCCATCCAGCCTCAGCAGCAGTGCCAGCAGTAGCGGCGAGGAGGACGAAGGCCGTAGTTCAGACCCCCCCAGCCCAGAACCGGTGCACACGTACGCCCCTCGTCAGCGGATGAAATGTACTGGCGTGATGGCTCATGTCAGTCCTCCGGAGGAAGAGGAAAGGGAGGCTCCCTTACCTGCGAGCAGGCCTGCCTTCCTCTGCAAACACTGCCCTAAAGAGTACACCAGCCTGGGGGCTCTAAAGATGCACATCCGCTCACACACCCTGCCCTGCGTGTGTACTACATGCGGAAAGGCTTTCTCCAGGCCGTGGCTGCTGCGCGGCCACATCcgcacacacacag GCGAGCGTCCGTTCTCCTGCCCCCATTGCAACCGAGCGTTCGCCGACCGCTCCAATTTGCGAGCTCATCTGCAGACCCATGCCGAGGTGAAGAAGTACCAGTGCGGCGTCTGCTCTCGCACCTTCAGCCGCATGTCGTTGCTGCAGAAACACAGCTCCTCAGGGTGTTGCTCCGCCAATGTGTGA